Proteins from one Bombus pyrosoma isolate SC7728 linkage group LG16, ASM1482585v1, whole genome shotgun sequence genomic window:
- the LOC122576219 gene encoding elongation of very long chain fatty acids protein 6-like, with protein sequence MNDLGHTPLTIPNYSYVFDFEKNFDFWGTQMWFKDQFPNCFYYCGIYVTLIFAGKHYMSNRPKYELRGMLILWSALLAIYSIFGFLRSMPGMFHVLRHHGFYHSICIPSHLTQDPVFGFWSWTFALSKLVEFGDTAFIVLRKQPLIFLHWYHHVTVLLYTWFSYAEATGNGKWFGLVNSFVHAWMYSYYALKAMRFNIPKWVAMFVTTLQLSQMVVGCILTASAYYYVHSAQVECHVTPLNIKLAMLMYLSYFILFARFFQQAYLSNKHINKIGKKD encoded by the exons atgAACGACCTGGGTCATACGCCGCTCACTATACCAAATTACTCGTATGTCTTCGACTTCGAAAAGAACTTCGATTTCTGGGGTACTCAAATGTGGTTTAAGGACCAGTTTCCGAACTGTTTTTATTACTGTGGTATCTATGTCACTCTAATTTTTGCCGGGAAACATTACATGTCAAATAGGCCAAAATACGAATTGAGAGGCATGCTTATTTTGTGGAGTGCACTGCTTGCAATATACTCCATTTTTGGGTTTCTTAGAAGCATGCCGGGTATGTTTCATGTATTAAGGCATCATGGATTTTACCACAGCATCTGTATACCTAG CCATCTTACTCAAGATCCAGTTTTCGGTTTTTGGTCATGGACCTTTGCCCTATCGAAGCTAGTAGAATTTGGCGACACAGCCTTCATTGTGTTACGAAAGCAACCATTGATCTTTCTACATTGGTACCATCACGTGACAGTCCTTCTCTATACATGGTTCTCTTATGCAGAGGCCACAGGAAATGGCAAGTGGTTTGGCTTGGTAAACTCTTTCGTTCATGCCTGGATGTACTCCTATTATGCTCTGAAAGCAATGCGATTCAATATACCAAAATGGGTCGCTATGTTTGTTACTACGCTACAGCTATCACAAATGGTTGTGGGTTGCATTTTAACTGCGTCAGCTTACTACTATGTACACAGTGCCCAAGTTGAATGTCACGTTACGCCTTTGAACATCAAACTTGCTATGCTGATGTACCTCagctatttcattttatttgccaGATTCTTCCAGCAGGCTTATTTATCTAACAAACACATAAACAAAATTGGAAAGAAGGATTAG